In the Clostridium beijerinckii genome, one interval contains:
- a CDS encoding EcsC family protein gives MDYRDKRKERILNSQMKKLIKREDKFFYKKENEYIKNKILPVKEQLEEKIPKNMIETFEKAFEKGFYYVFEKGTTVIEKSYNSEKIKNEADIDEYILSKQMNNKNLSRIDKRVKKGVLINKGITAAEGTLLGILGIGIPDIPVFIGVILKTVYEICVNYGFDYKSKSEKAFILNIICASSIKTDEKILYSNEADRIAYSIENNHDLKVDINELIESASKCLSENIVVAKVIQGIPIVGVYGGISNYRLLADISEVASIKYKKRLLSKLKNTL, from the coding sequence AGACAAGTTCTTTTATAAAAAAGAAAATGAATATATAAAAAATAAGATATTACCTGTAAAAGAGCAATTAGAAGAAAAAATTCCGAAAAATATGATAGAAACTTTTGAGAAAGCATTTGAAAAGGGATTTTATTATGTTTTTGAAAAAGGTACTACAGTAATAGAGAAAAGTTACAACTCAGAGAAAATTAAAAATGAAGCAGATATAGATGAATATATTTTATCTAAGCAGATGAATAACAAAAATTTAAGCAGAATAGATAAAAGAGTGAAAAAAGGTGTGCTTATAAATAAAGGGATCACAGCAGCCGAAGGGACATTACTTGGTATATTAGGAATTGGAATACCGGATATACCCGTGTTTATTGGAGTAATATTAAAAACTGTGTATGAGATTTGTGTGAATTATGGATTTGATTATAAGTCTAAAAGTGAAAAGGCATTTATATTAAATATAATTTGTGCAAGTTCTATAAAAACAGATGAAAAAATTCTATACTCAAATGAAGCAGATAGAATTGCATATAGTATTGAAAATAATCATGATCTTAAGGTTGATATAAATGAATTAATTGAGTCAGCTTCAAAATGTTTATCTGAAAATATAGTTGTGGCAAAAGTTATCCAAGGAATACCGATAGTTGGAGTATATGGTGGAATATCAAATTATAGATTATTAGCTGATATAAGCGAAGTGGCAAGTATAAAATATAAAAAAAGATTATTATCTAAATTGAAAAATACTCTTTAG